A region from the Citrobacter telavivensis genome encodes:
- a CDS encoding HAMP domain-containing protein: MNLTQTLRRQARRFLPQQFGLLTGIFCIIALFSVLQLTSSLMLSFSVSQARENEQRNQLALRQQTKVEEARIALLTASDLLNRAGVYFMQDAATGSEGSWQPLIDEARQALTQSTTAWQAWREMNPQADDGLVDSYQRFSGGIQEQVAGLSQTQSIDAFFAVPIQAFQADFNDNYARVQKVSAQARESGRQQLLDRLLDLQHLFLVLPGVLLAIAVAVWWGMSRWVISPLRRLIAFIDILAAGDLSQPLPAVSGANREVSQLHVRIGSMQQGLRELVRQVSKATTAMADNIERLAQNNTRLYQQSEKQNEELNNVTSHISVLETHVEDNSGFAQLANQRAEEARTIAAGGDRMMDTVNRSMQAIVTRSAEMRGIIALIDNVAFQTNILALNAAIEAAHAGEQGRGFAVVAKEVGLLARKSSQSTQDIQALIYHSLQGIEEGSSAVTHLEENLQQVIALVENLGASLNDISAATLHQGTRIHQMTRQLQALNLVARDTRELVDTASASSRQLHNESHQLIHAVARFRLPA; encoded by the coding sequence ATGAACTTAACTCAAACTTTACGTCGCCAGGCGCGCCGTTTTTTACCGCAGCAGTTTGGCCTGTTGACCGGGATTTTTTGCATCATTGCGTTGTTTTCCGTACTGCAACTGACCTCGTCACTGATGCTGTCATTTTCAGTTAGCCAGGCCCGGGAAAATGAACAGCGTAACCAACTGGCGTTGCGTCAGCAGACAAAGGTCGAAGAGGCGCGGATTGCGCTACTGACGGCCAGCGATCTGCTCAACCGGGCGGGGGTCTACTTTATGCAGGACGCCGCCACGGGTTCTGAAGGAAGCTGGCAGCCGCTGATCGACGAAGCCCGACAGGCGTTAACCCAGTCGACAACCGCATGGCAGGCGTGGCGCGAGATGAACCCGCAGGCGGACGACGGGCTGGTCGACAGCTATCAGCGCTTTAGCGGCGGCATTCAGGAACAAGTGGCAGGATTAAGCCAGACGCAGTCGATTGATGCGTTCTTCGCCGTGCCCATTCAGGCATTTCAGGCCGACTTCAATGATAACTATGCCAGAGTGCAAAAGGTCAGCGCGCAGGCGCGGGAAAGCGGACGGCAGCAGTTGCTGGATCGCCTGTTGGATCTCCAGCATCTGTTTTTGGTACTGCCGGGGGTGCTGCTGGCTATTGCGGTTGCGGTCTGGTGGGGGATGTCGCGCTGGGTCATTTCTCCGCTGCGTCGGCTGATAGCGTTCATCGACATTCTGGCGGCTGGCGATCTTTCACAACCGCTTCCCGCAGTGTCCGGGGCGAACCGGGAAGTGTCGCAACTCCACGTGCGTATCGGTTCGATGCAGCAGGGACTGCGCGAGTTAGTCCGACAGGTCAGCAAGGCGACCACGGCGATGGCCGACAATATCGAAAGGCTGGCGCAGAACAATACGCGCCTGTATCAACAGTCCGAAAAACAGAACGAGGAGCTGAATAACGTTACCTCGCATATTTCTGTGCTGGAAACGCACGTTGAAGATAACAGCGGGTTTGCCCAACTGGCGAATCAGCGTGCGGAAGAAGCCCGTACCATTGCGGCTGGCGGTGACAGAATGATGGACACGGTGAATCGTTCGATGCAGGCGATCGTGACGCGATCGGCAGAGATGCGCGGGATTATTGCGCTGATTGATAACGTCGCCTTCCAGACCAACATCCTGGCGCTGAACGCGGCCATTGAAGCCGCCCATGCCGGTGAGCAAGGACGCGGCTTTGCGGTGGTGGCAAAAGAAGTGGGGCTGCTGGCGCGCAAGAGCAGTCAGTCTACGCAGGATATTCAGGCGCTGATCTATCATTCATTGCAGGGAATAGAAGAAGGGTCGAGTGCGGTGACGCATCTGGAAGAAAATCTGCAACAGGTGATCGCACTGGTGGAGAATTTGGGCGCCTCGCTGAATGATATCTCAGCCGCAACGCTGCATCAGGGAACCCGAATCCACCAGATGACGCGTCAGTTGCAGGCGCTGAATCTGGTTGCCCGCGACACCCGCGAGCTGGTGGATACCGCATCGGCCTCTTCACGGCAGTTGCATAATGAATCGCATCAGTTGATTCACGCCGTGGCGAGATTCCGTCTTCCGGCCTGA
- a CDS encoding succinate-semialdehyde dehydrogenase, whose translation MTISSATHAISTNPHNGEHLSALPWSTAQEIEQALQRAAAGLRGWKLTTPAHRAQKLRDIGEALRARGEEMAQCITREMGKPIKQAHAEVAKSAALCDWYAEHGPAMLAAEPTQVENHQAVIEYRPLGTVLAVMPWNFPLWQVLRGAVPILLAGNGYLLKPAPNVTGCAQIISQVFADAAIPAGVYGWLNADNQGVSTLIQDPRIAAVTVTGSVRAGAAIGAQAGAALKKCVLELGGSDPFIVLNDADLDLAVKAAVAGRYQNSGQVCAAAKRFILEEGIAERFIERFVAAAGALKQGDPLAEETELGPMARADLRDELHQQVLATIAEGAQLLLGGEKPSTGGSYYPVTVLANVTPEMTAFREELFGPVAAIGVAKSAEHALELANCSDFGLSATLFTADEARAQEMAARLECGGVFINGFSASDARVAFGGVKKSGFGRELSHFGLHEFCNVQTVWKNRR comes from the coding sequence ATGACGATTTCATCGGCAACCCATGCCATTTCCACCAACCCGCATAATGGCGAACACCTTTCGGCGCTGCCGTGGTCTACGGCTCAGGAAATCGAGCAGGCGCTACAGCGTGCTGCTGCGGGATTGCGCGGCTGGAAACTGACGACGCCAGCGCATCGGGCGCAGAAATTACGCGACATCGGCGAGGCCTTACGTGCGCGTGGCGAAGAGATGGCGCAGTGCATTACCCGCGAGATGGGCAAACCCATTAAGCAGGCGCATGCGGAGGTCGCCAAATCGGCGGCGCTGTGCGACTGGTATGCGGAACACGGTCCGGCGATGCTGGCCGCCGAACCGACACAGGTGGAAAACCATCAGGCGGTGATTGAGTATCGTCCCTTAGGCACCGTGCTGGCGGTCATGCCGTGGAATTTTCCTTTGTGGCAGGTACTGCGTGGTGCGGTGCCGATTTTACTGGCCGGGAATGGGTATTTGCTCAAGCCTGCACCCAACGTCACTGGCTGTGCGCAGATAATAAGCCAGGTCTTTGCCGACGCTGCGATCCCCGCTGGCGTTTACGGCTGGCTGAATGCGGATAATCAGGGCGTCAGTACGCTGATTCAGGATCCGCGAATTGCGGCGGTTACGGTGACCGGCAGCGTGCGAGCCGGGGCGGCCATTGGCGCTCAGGCCGGTGCGGCGCTGAAAAAATGCGTGCTGGAGTTGGGCGGTTCCGATCCGTTTATTGTGCTTAACGATGCCGATCTGGATCTGGCGGTGAAGGCGGCAGTGGCCGGGCGCTATCAGAATAGCGGACAGGTTTGCGCGGCGGCGAAACGCTTTATCCTCGAAGAGGGGATCGCGGAGCGCTTTATCGAGCGCTTTGTGGCGGCAGCGGGCGCGCTGAAGCAGGGCGATCCGCTGGCGGAGGAGACTGAACTCGGCCCAATGGCGCGTGCCGATCTGCGCGATGAATTGCACCAGCAGGTGCTGGCTACGATCGCCGAAGGCGCTCAGCTATTGCTTGGCGGCGAGAAGCCTTCCACCGGTGGGAGCTATTATCCGGTCACCGTGCTGGCGAATGTGACCCCAGAGATGACCGCGTTTCGTGAGGAACTCTTCGGGCCGGTTGCGGCGATCGGCGTGGCGAAGAGTGCCGAACACGCGCTGGAACTGGCAAACTGCAGTGATTTTGGTCTGTCCGCAACCCTCTTTACCGCCGATGAAGCCCGTGCACAGGAGATGGCTGCGCGTCTGGAATGCGGCGGTGTCTTCATTAACGGTTTTAGCGCCAGCGATGCCCGGGTCGCGTTTGGTGGCGTGAAGAAGAGCGGTTTTGGTCGCGAGCTCTCGCACTTTGGCCTGCATGAATTTTGTAACGTGCAGACCGTCTGGAAGAACCGACGCTGA